Proteins co-encoded in one Candidatus Omnitrophota bacterium genomic window:
- a CDS encoding NADH-quinone oxidoreductase subunit H: MEILFFFLQIIILIVISPFLSGIMRKLKNSLHMRKGSPVLQPYYNMFKYFAKEEVIPQHASVIFRASPYIVLASVVTAFLFVPVFHFSCGISAIGGVLALFFFLSLGRFFLVLAGLDTGSSFGGMGSSRDMFISSLAEPVAISAIAVVGLKSGSLNLPSALSLVNTPVSILVASVSLLLVVIAETSRIPVDNQETHLELTMIHEAMLLEYSGRSLAILELSAHIKQMLFFSVLASILWPFPVSLQDPLQVYLVSAVWFMGKIFCIGFAISVLEIMLAKMRLFRAVDFLGFSFLLSILALVMARLGV; encoded by the coding sequence ATGGAAATTTTATTTTTCTTCCTGCAGATCATTATTCTTATCGTGATTTCGCCTTTTTTAAGCGGGATTATGCGAAAGCTAAAGAATTCGCTTCACATGCGTAAAGGAAGCCCTGTCTTACAGCCTTACTATAATATGTTTAAGTATTTTGCCAAAGAAGAGGTAATCCCCCAGCATGCTTCTGTTATTTTCCGCGCCTCTCCTTATATAGTCCTGGCGTCTGTTGTAACTGCGTTTTTGTTTGTGCCGGTGTTTCATTTTTCTTGCGGGATTTCGGCTATTGGAGGAGTGTTGGCGCTTTTCTTTTTTCTTTCCCTAGGGAGGTTTTTTCTTGTTTTAGCAGGCCTTGACACCGGTAGTTCTTTTGGTGGAATGGGTTCTTCCAGAGATATGTTTATATCTAGTTTAGCTGAACCAGTAGCGATTAGCGCGATAGCGGTAGTGGGGTTAAAATCCGGAAGCCTTAATTTACCGTCCGCGCTTAGTTTGGTAAATACTCCTGTATCGATATTAGTTGCTTCTGTTTCTTTATTGTTGGTGGTGATCGCGGAAACTTCGCGGATTCCGGTTGATAATCAAGAAACTCATCTTGAATTGACCATGATACATGAAGCGATGCTTCTTGAGTATTCGGGAAGGTCTCTTGCCATCTTAGAATTAAGCGCGCATATAAAACAGATGCTTTTCTTTTCTGTGCTAGCTAGTATTCTTTGGCCGTTTCCGGTTTCTTTACAGGATCCTTTGCAGGTTTATCTTGTTTCCGCTGTTTGGTTTATGGGTAAAATATTTTGCATTGGTTTTGCGATAAGCGTATTAGAGATCATGCTTGCCAAGATGCGCCTTTTTAGGGCGGTAGATTTCTTAGGCTTTAGTTTCTTGCTTTCTATTTTAGCGTTAGTCATGGCAAGGCTTGGAGTATAA
- a CDS encoding hydrogenase 4 subunit B: MESPKPPAYAFNIMWLLNNISFHIDFLSVLFLSVLSIVSVPALVYSYGYLKGHYAPMRLFVITVLALLFILSMALVVCVSNLLAFLFAWELMSLVSYFLVVFDHQHHQSVDAGLVYLLMTHVGTAFLAAGFIIIYGYAGSFDFTAVKNCIPLIPLGVKNILFLFFLIGFGTKAGIVPLHIWLPLAHPQAPSHISSIMSGVMIKVAIYGFLRIALGMLGVPQVWWGVSVLFLAGLTCLVGVMYALLERDIKKLLAYSSVENIGIILLGIGASMVLMYKQQNVLAVIACAAGLFHLLNHAVFKGLLFLGAGSVYKATGTRDLEKMGGLIKLMPWTAGFFLVGALAISGIPPFNGFVSEWLILQSLFGAAVSLTGAYKIFFVMMMACLAVTGGLAAACFVRCFGIGFLAMPRSARAQQAAEINLSMKIGMGILAVGILVLSLFASFVWQILNQVAQGIIGTASQPIVDTQNILVSGTLLNMPLIGGVFIGVLLFVYFLIRILAGPSKVTRASTWDCGYYKLTARNEYTATAFSKPFRIAFSFFFLPQRKVEKLRESYYHVKSFKYEVGTIPVFKEYFYLPLVRGFFLAAKRIKLFQMGSVHWYLGYILVMFIGVMVFILTR; encoded by the coding sequence ATGGAATCCCCAAAGCCACCCGCTTATGCTTTTAATATCATGTGGCTATTAAATAACATTAGCTTCCATATAGATTTTCTTTCTGTACTATTTCTGTCCGTATTATCCATCGTATCGGTTCCAGCCTTAGTCTATTCTTATGGGTATTTAAAAGGACATTACGCGCCTATGCGGTTATTTGTGATAACTGTGTTGGCGCTTTTGTTTATTTTATCCATGGCCCTAGTTGTATGTGTCTCTAATCTGTTAGCTTTTCTTTTTGCTTGGGAATTAATGTCGTTAGTTTCATATTTTCTTGTAGTTTTTGACCACCAGCACCATCAGTCTGTTGACGCAGGGTTGGTTTATTTACTAATGACGCATGTGGGTACTGCATTCTTAGCAGCAGGTTTTATCATCATCTATGGTTACGCCGGGTCGTTTGATTTTACTGCAGTAAAAAATTGCATTCCCCTGATCCCTTTAGGCGTTAAAAATATACTTTTTCTATTCTTCCTGATTGGTTTTGGAACTAAAGCCGGGATTGTTCCGCTTCATATCTGGTTGCCCCTGGCACATCCCCAAGCCCCGTCGCATATTTCAAGTATTATGTCTGGAGTTATGATTAAAGTTGCGATCTATGGTTTCTTAAGAATAGCCTTAGGGATGTTAGGAGTGCCGCAAGTTTGGTGGGGAGTAAGTGTTTTATTTTTGGCAGGATTAACTTGTTTAGTAGGCGTCATGTACGCTCTTTTGGAGCGCGATATCAAGAAATTATTGGCCTATTCAAGCGTTGAGAATATAGGGATCATCCTTTTGGGTATCGGCGCAAGTATGGTCCTTATGTATAAACAGCAAAACGTCCTTGCAGTAATTGCCTGCGCCGCAGGGTTATTTCATTTATTAAATCACGCGGTATTTAAGGGGCTTCTTTTCTTAGGCGCGGGTAGTGTCTATAAAGCAACCGGAACGCGCGACTTGGAGAAAATGGGCGGCTTGATAAAACTTATGCCTTGGACTGCCGGATTTTTCTTGGTTGGCGCGCTTGCCATATCCGGGATTCCGCCTTTTAATGGTTTTGTCAGCGAATGGTTGATATTGCAGAGCCTTTTTGGCGCGGCAGTTTCTTTGACTGGAGCGTATAAAATATTTTTTGTGATGATGATGGCCTGCTTAGCGGTTACAGGCGGTTTGGCCGCAGCTTGTTTTGTAAGATGTTTTGGTATTGGGTTTCTAGCTATGCCACGCAGTGCGCGCGCCCAGCAAGCCGCGGAAATTAATTTGAGTATGAAAATTGGAATGGGGATATTGGCAGTTGGGATTTTGGTTTTGAGCCTGTTTGCGTCTTTTGTTTGGCAAATCCTAAATCAGGTAGCGCAAGGAATTATTGGTACAGCGTCTCAGCCTATTGTGGATACGCAAAATATTTTAGTTTCCGGAACATTATTGAATATGCCGCTAATTGGTGGCGTTTTTATTGGGGTTTTATTATTTGTGTATTTTTTAATCAGAATATTGGCTGGCCCTTCAAAGGTGACCCGCGCTTCAACCTGGGATTGCGGTTATTATAAGTTGACCGCGCGCAACGAATACACTGCCACAGCTTTTTCCAAGCCTTTTAGGATTGCCTTTAGTTTCTTTTTCTTGCCCCAGAGAAAAGTGGAGAAGTTAAGGGAATCATATTATCACGTGAAAAGTTTTAAATATGAAGTAGGCACTATCCCTGTATTTAAGGAATATTTTTATCTGCCTTTAGTAAGGGGGTTTTTCCTAGCGGCTAAGCGCATTAAATTGTTTCAGATGGGCAGCGTCCATTGGTATTTGGGGTATATCTTAGTTATGTTTATCGGGGTCATGGTCTTTATTTTAACAAGATAA
- a CDS encoding PD-(D/E)XK nuclease family protein, whose protein sequence is MSKYYTGRRTKNLFDPQSKYPFRLSRSKVELFVNCPRCFYLDRRLGLGQPPGYPFALNSAVDKLLKKEFDLYRGQKKVHPLMDKFGVRAIPFQHKDLDLWRDALRGGIEYLHVPTNLLIGGGIDDVWVGPAGELFIVDYKSTSKDEEVTLDADWQISYKRQMEIYQWLFRKNNFKVSPTGYFVYCNGNTGKDTFDAKLEFDIKIIPYEGNDAWVEPVIFKMRECLTSGVLPTYSADCDFCTYQRSLKEVGS, encoded by the coding sequence ATGTCTAAATATTATACCGGAAGAAGGACTAAGAATTTATTTGATCCGCAAAGTAAATATCCTTTTCGGCTTAGCCGTTCCAAGGTAGAGCTTTTTGTGAATTGCCCGCGTTGTTTTTATCTGGATAGAAGATTGGGTTTGGGCCAGCCTCCGGGGTATCCGTTTGCTTTGAATTCCGCGGTAGATAAGCTTTTAAAAAAAGAATTTGATCTTTACCGGGGGCAAAAGAAGGTTCATCCTCTGATGGATAAATTTGGGGTAAGAGCGATTCCCTTTCAGCATAAAGATCTGGATTTATGGCGAGATGCGCTGCGCGGCGGGATAGAATATTTGCATGTGCCAACTAATCTTTTGATCGGCGGCGGTATTGATGATGTCTGGGTGGGGCCTGCAGGAGAATTATTTATCGTTGATTACAAAAGTACTTCTAAGGATGAAGAGGTAACTTTAGATGCGGATTGGCAGATTTCCTATAAAAGGCAGATGGAAATTTATCAGTGGTTGTTCCGAAAGAATAACTTTAAAGTTTCTCCAACCGGATATTTTGTTTATTGTAATGGCAATACCGGCAAGGATACATTTGACGCAAAATTAGAATTTGATATCAAGATTATTCCTTATGAAGGTAATGATGCTTGGGTTGAGCCGGTGATCTTTAAGATGCGTGAATGTTTAACAAGTGGAGTTTTGCCTACATACAGCGCGGATTGCGACTTTTGTACTTATCAAAGATCTTTAAAAGAAGTTGGCAGTTAA
- a CDS encoding pyrimidine dimer DNA glycosylase/endonuclease V, translated as MRLWSIHPEYLDTKGLLAVWREALLAQKVLSGKTKGYKNHPQLIRFRQHAKPLEAIGFYLYNIYKEATLRGYNFQKDKIFKPNKRVKPIKVLRGQVVFELRHFAVKSKKRDKARFKEILKVKRIKLNPLFDQIPGGIELWEKVQK; from the coding sequence ATGCGATTATGGAGTATTCATCCGGAATATCTTGATACAAAGGGATTACTTGCCGTATGGAGAGAAGCGCTTCTTGCGCAAAAGGTCCTTTCTGGCAAGACCAAAGGTTATAAGAATCATCCCCAGCTTATAAGATTTCGTCAGCATGCGAAACCTCTTGAGGCAATCGGATTTTATCTATACAATATATATAAGGAAGCAACCTTAAGAGGTTATAATTTTCAGAAGGATAAGATATTTAAGCCTAATAAAAGGGTTAAGCCAATAAAAGTTTTACGTGGGCAGGTTGTTTTTGAATTAAGGCATTTTGCAGTTAAATCAAAGAAAAGAGATAAGGCCCGCTTTAAGGAAATTTTAAAAGTTAAACGAATAAAGTTAAATCCTTTATTTGATCAAATCCCAGGTGGCATAGAGCTTTGGGAGAAAGTGCAAAAATAA
- a CDS encoding DNA-binding protein produces the protein MKNYLFFMMLCLMLAVLCADCYAQVLTSMDLINNAKEYEGKIVSYKGEVIGDIMIRKDYAWVHVNDGVIAIGIWVPKAMVQNIQFAGDYQKKGDIVEVSGTFHRACREHGGDLDIHASGIIKIASGSPITHPLSRKKVNIAVYSLVLVLLFYALSKFLPAKSS, from the coding sequence ATGAAAAATTATCTCTTTTTTATGATGCTATGTTTAATGCTGGCTGTTCTTTGCGCTGATTGTTATGCCCAGGTACTCACAAGTATGGATTTGATAAATAATGCTAAAGAGTACGAGGGTAAAATAGTTAGTTATAAAGGAGAAGTTATAGGCGATATAATGATCCGCAAAGATTACGCTTGGGTGCATGTAAACGATGGCGTTATCGCCATTGGTATTTGGGTTCCCAAGGCAATGGTTCAGAACATTCAATTTGCAGGGGATTATCAGAAAAAAGGCGATATCGTAGAAGTTTCCGGAACGTTTCACCGAGCCTGCCGGGAGCATGGAGGAGATTTGGATATTCATGCTTCAGGGATAATAAAAATAGCTTCCGGTAGCCCGATTACTCATCCTTTAAGTAGAAAAAAAGTTAACATCGCAGTTTATTCTTTAGTGCTGGTTTTACTGTTCTATGCTTTAAGTAAATTTCTTCCTGCCAAATCTTCTTGA
- a CDS encoding TrkH family potassium uptake protein translates to MILKPELNDIKNICYYLGRIILGIGLTMFLPFIAGVILFHEPDPALDFLISANIAIFIGLVLSWLCKTNKNLHIGPAMVVIALSWLLAMALSAIPLLLSGHYKSFLDACFETMSGFTTTGLTLVQDLDHLSRTHNLWRHLGPFLGGQGIAIVAISFLVSGAGGSLNLYFGEARDEKLVPNVIGTARFIWVISIAYLILGAIILGLVGISIGLKPQSAFFHAVCIFMAGFDTAGFSPQSPNILYYHSLMFEIVTIFFMVIGSFNFNLHYQIWRGNFKEICKNIEMRTLLFVAMIVTLITLAGLERFGVYSDGMVLFRKGFFQVISGQTTTGYMTIYAQQFIKEWGDLALTGIILSMALGGCVCSTAGGVKMLRVGIIYKAFRQDIKRTMLSSSAIVVEKFHHIKTVFIEDKQVRAVFIVTLGYFFLYGLGTLVGVALGYPFLEALFESTSAAANVGLSCGITDTSMPSILKVTYIIEMWAGRLELISVFALVGFCVAIVKGKRK, encoded by the coding sequence ATGATACTCAAGCCCGAACTAAACGATATTAAGAATATTTGCTATTATCTGGGGAGAATAATTCTCGGTATTGGTTTGACCATGTTTTTACCATTTATTGCCGGAGTTATTTTATTCCATGAGCCTGATCCGGCTTTGGATTTCTTAATAAGCGCTAATATAGCGATATTTATTGGTTTAGTTTTAAGCTGGCTATGCAAAACTAATAAGAATTTGCATATTGGTCCGGCAATGGTAGTTATTGCTCTTTCGTGGCTTTTGGCAATGGCGCTTAGCGCTATCCCTTTATTACTAAGCGGGCATTATAAATCTTTTCTTGATGCTTGTTTTGAAACTATGTCTGGTTTTACTACAACAGGCTTGACGCTTGTACAGGATTTAGACCACCTGTCACGAACGCACAATTTGTGGCGGCACTTAGGGCCCTTTCTTGGAGGGCAGGGTATTGCTATTGTTGCGATTTCATTTTTGGTTAGCGGCGCAGGTGGGTCATTAAATCTATATTTTGGTGAGGCGCGCGATGAGAAATTGGTTCCCAATGTTATTGGTACAGCGCGTTTTATCTGGGTTATTAGCATAGCGTATTTAATCTTAGGCGCAATTATTTTAGGCCTAGTGGGAATATCTATTGGCCTAAAACCGCAAAGCGCTTTTTTTCACGCAGTTTGTATTTTTATGGCCGGATTTGATACCGCTGGTTTTTCTCCGCAATCCCCGAACATACTTTATTATCACAGCCTCATGTTTGAGATTGTTACGATTTTCTTCATGGTTATTGGTTCATTTAATTTTAACCTGCATTATCAGATCTGGAGAGGGAATTTTAAGGAAATATGTAAAAATATTGAAATGCGGACTTTATTGTTTGTCGCGATGATCGTTACTTTGATCACTCTGGCTGGTTTGGAAAGATTTGGTGTTTATTCTGACGGTATGGTGCTTTTTCGTAAAGGGTTCTTTCAGGTTATTTCAGGTCAAACCACAACTGGCTATATGACTATATATGCCCAACAGTTTATTAAAGAATGGGGGGATTTAGCCTTAACCGGGATAATTCTTAGTATGGCCTTGGGCGGCTGTGTCTGTTCTACGGCAGGCGGTGTTAAAATGCTGCGCGTGGGGATTATTTATAAAGCATTCCGGCAGGACATAAAAAGAACTATGCTTTCTTCAAGCGCGATTGTCGTAGAGAAGTTCCATCACATAAAAACTGTGTTTATTGAAGATAAACAAGTGCGCGCGGTTTTCATTGTTACCCTCGGGTATTTCTTTCTTTATGGATTAGGCACTCTTGTAGGTGTAGCATTAGGCTATCCTTTCTTAGAGGCTCTTTTTGAGTCAACATCTGCTGCCGCTAACGTTGGGCTTTCCTGCGGCATAACTGATACAAGTATGCCATCCATATTAAAGGTGACCTATATTATTGAAATGTGGGCGGGGAGACTGGAGTTGATTTCGGTTTTCGCGCTTGTTGGTTTTTGCGTGGCGATTGTGAAAGGCAAGAGAAAATGA
- a CDS encoding response regulator transcription factor produces MVEQNNLRILVVDDEKSIRSFLKASLGAYGYSVFEAQTGKDALTESVSAHPDVIILDLGLPDIDGREVITKIRKRAKIPVIVLSVRDDPLEKIAALDAGADDYLTKPFSVGELLARLKAVMRRLLPLEEEETLRLGKLVMDVISRRVTVEGKEINLSPTEYDILKLLFLNIGKVLTHKQILRQVWDKTEDYEGILHLLRVTMSNLRGKIEPNPDRPTYILTEPGIGYRLHFDD; encoded by the coding sequence ATGGTAGAACAGAATAATTTAAGAATTCTTGTGGTAGATGATGAGAAATCCATACGCAGTTTTCTTAAGGCGTCTCTTGGTGCTTACGGGTACAGCGTTTTTGAAGCGCAGACAGGTAAAGATGCGTTAACCGAATCAGTTAGCGCGCATCCGGATGTTATTATTCTTGATTTGGGGCTTCCTGATATTGATGGGAGGGAAGTTATAACGAAGATCCGCAAACGCGCGAAAATCCCAGTCATTGTGTTATCAGTAAGAGATGACCCTCTTGAGAAGATTGCCGCACTTGATGCCGGAGCAGATGATTATTTAACCAAACCTTTCTCTGTTGGAGAATTGCTGGCGCGCCTAAAAGCAGTGATGCGCCGGCTTTTGCCTTTAGAAGAGGAGGAAACTTTGCGCTTGGGTAAACTTGTTATGGATGTTATAAGCCGCAGAGTAACAGTTGAAGGTAAAGAAATCAATTTATCTCCCACTGAATATGATATCTTAAAACTTCTTTTTTTAAACATTGGTAAAGTCCTTACCCATAAACAGATTCTGCGTCAGGTGTGGGATAAAACAGAAGATTACGAAGGGATCCTGCATCTTTTGCGCGTAACAATGAGTAATCTGCGCGGTAAAATTGAACCTAACCCGGACCGGCCAACCTATATTCTTACTGAGCCCGGCATAGGCTACCGCCTGCATTTTGATGATTAA
- a CDS encoding DUF4118 domain-containing protein, whose translation MQKNLRSKIYPYLISVSLVFIITLLGEVVKRRLEPTNIVMFYLLAVVIVAIRWGQGPAILTSILSVLVFDFFLIPPYLTLNVHDIEYLFTFAAFLAVGLTVSTLASKVRSHIIQRQTEKLHTALLNSISHDLKTPLVSITGTLSALLDNKSNLSPQQENELLETAHSESGRLNHIVNNLLDMARTESGVLRISKKPCDLRDFIGSCLEQLKDKIASRQIKINIPKDMPEVAVDFPYMLKALLNIIDNALKYSPDGSLIEIEAFCMGDKVRVSIKDYGCGIPSEDLGRIFDKFYRIQSVQNISGTGLGLSISKNIIEAHGGHISAESVFGKGTTFIIELPLE comes from the coding sequence ATGCAAAAGAATTTGCGTAGTAAGATTTATCCCTATCTTATAAGCGTGAGCCTTGTTTTTATCATAACCTTGTTGGGTGAAGTTGTTAAAAGAAGGCTTGAGCCGACTAATATAGTGATGTTTTATCTTCTGGCGGTAGTAATAGTTGCCATTCGTTGGGGGCAAGGGCCGGCTATATTAACTTCAATATTAAGTGTTCTTGTTTTTGATTTCTTTTTGATCCCGCCGTATCTTACTCTGAATGTCCACGATATAGAGTATCTTTTTACCTTTGCAGCTTTTTTAGCAGTCGGGCTTACCGTAAGCACACTTGCTTCAAAAGTAAGATCGCATATTATCCAACGTCAGACGGAAAAGCTTCATACAGCGCTTTTGAACTCAATCTCACATGATCTAAAAACTCCGCTTGTTTCTATTACCGGAACCTTAAGCGCGCTTTTAGATAATAAATCAAATCTTTCCCCACAGCAAGAAAATGAACTTTTGGAAACTGCCCATAGCGAATCCGGCAGGTTAAATCATATTGTAAATAACCTTTTGGATATGGCCCGGACAGAATCCGGAGTGCTGCGGATTTCTAAGAAGCCCTGTGATTTACGGGATTTTATCGGCTCCTGTCTTGAACAGTTAAAAGATAAGATAGCCAGCCGTCAGATAAAAATAAACATCCCTAAGGATATGCCCGAAGTGGCAGTGGATTTTCCGTATATGTTAAAGGCCTTATTAAATATTATTGATAATGCTTTAAAATATTCTCCAGATGGCTCTCTTATTGAAATTGAGGCTTTTTGCATGGGTGATAAAGTACGTGTTTCGATAAAAGATTATGGATGCGGTATCCCTAGCGAAGACTTGGGACGCATTTTTGATAAATTTTACCGGATCCAGAGCGTGCAAAACATCTCGGGGACGGGCTTAGGTTTGAGTATTTCAAAGAATATTATTGAGGCCCATGGCGGGCATATTAGTGCGGAAAGCGTCTTTGGTAAAGGTACAACATTTATTATAGAGCTTCCATTGGAGTAA
- a CDS encoding DedA family protein, translating into MNFVDSVKAIVLFPLKLLRRLYDWTLHWAKTPQAPVALFAIAFIESSFFPIPPDVLLIAMVISRRERWFSYALICTIGSISGALLGYFIGWSLFETIGKWIVSFYHFERQFEAVGKMYADNAFMAIFSAAFTPIPYKVFTIAAGVFRISLTILVVASILGRAGRFFLVAGMLRIFGEKISKFIEKYFDLISILFVVALVGGYMMIKHLVH; encoded by the coding sequence ATGAATTTTGTTGATTCAGTAAAGGCTATTGTGTTGTTCCCATTAAAGTTATTACGCAGGCTTTACGATTGGACCTTGCATTGGGCCAAAACACCGCAGGCGCCAGTTGCCTTATTTGCTATAGCATTTATCGAGAGCTCATTTTTTCCTATCCCTCCTGATGTTTTGTTGATCGCGATGGTAATTTCCCGAAGAGAGAGATGGTTTAGCTACGCTCTTATCTGCACTATTGGCTCAATATCGGGAGCGCTATTGGGTTATTTTATCGGCTGGAGCTTGTTTGAAACCATAGGTAAATGGATCGTATCATTTTATCACTTTGAGAGGCAGTTTGAGGCCGTTGGCAAGATGTACGCTGATAATGCCTTTATGGCTATTTTTTCGGCTGCCTTTACGCCTATTCCTTATAAAGTTTTCACTATTGCCGCGGGGGTTTTCAGGATTTCCCTTACTATTTTGGTTGTCGCTTCTATTTTGGGCAGGGCAGGGAGGTTTTTCTTAGTAGCAGGGATGTTGCGTATCTTTGGAGAGAAAATAAGTAAATTTATAGAGAAATATTTTGATTTGATATCTATTTTATTTGTCGTCGCGCTTGTTGGTGGTTATATGATGATTAAACACTTAGTGCATTAA
- a CDS encoding DUF4830 domain-containing protein: protein MKKLWITAILVFMLMPISLLLASDKDVILAELERLNIQISTDIQPYETKIPTEFNGQYEAILKSVCQQGGYDISSYAGKKAMTVNLPIENITDQQFNIVVFSCEERIACAYIVDKDSVPGMFAVNEIARE from the coding sequence ATGAAAAAACTTTGGATAACAGCAATATTAGTGTTTATGTTGATGCCAATAAGTTTATTGTTAGCTTCGGATAAAGATGTGATTCTCGCGGAGCTGGAAAGATTAAATATACAAATTTCCACGGATATTCAGCCATACGAAACCAAAATCCCAACAGAATTTAACGGGCAGTATGAAGCAATTCTGAAGAGTGTTTGTCAGCAGGGAGGGTATGATATTTCTTCTTATGCCGGTAAGAAAGCCATGACAGTAAACCTGCCGATTGAGAATATTACTGATCAACAATTCAACATTGTTGTATTTAGCTGCGAAGAAAGAATTGCCTGCGCATACATAGTAGATAAAGATTCAGTCCCGGGAATGTTTGCGGTAAATGAAATAGCGCGTGAATAA
- a CDS encoding cupin domain-containing protein, with translation MFVKKLKDCPEFISGDGVILRELLHRDKGDFTFRYSLAHAKLPSGRASSPHRLKHSEVYYIIKGKALMHIDNKSCVVGPGDSVYIRPHAVQYIKNTGKKMLEFLCIVDPAWEKKDEEILK, from the coding sequence ATGTTTGTGAAGAAATTAAAAGATTGCCCGGAATTTATTTCTGGTGATGGAGTTATATTGCGAGAGTTGTTGCATCGGGATAAAGGGGATTTTACTTTTCGTTATAGCCTTGCGCATGCAAAGCTACCTTCAGGCAGGGCAAGCTCTCCACACCGGCTTAAGCATAGTGAAGTTTATTACATAATAAAAGGTAAAGCATTGATGCATATAGATAACAAATCGTGCGTCGTCGGACCAGGAGATTCAGTCTATATCCGGCCGCATGCGGTGCAATATATTAAGAATACAGGGAAAAAGATGTTGGAATTTTTATGTATTGTAGACCCGGCGTGGGAGAAGAAGGATGAAGAAATATTAAAATAG